A segment of the Lelliottia amnigena genome:
GCTGTTCGGGGCGTCTTATCAGCTGGCCGTGGAGCTACGCGAGGATTTTTATCGTCAGTTAAGCCGTCAGCATCCTGAATTCTACCTCCGCCATCGCACTGGCGATCTGATTGCGCGCGCCACCAACGACGTGGATCGCGTGGTCTTTGCCGCCGGGGAAGGGGTCTTAACGCTGGTGGATTCGCTGGTGATGGGCTGTGCGGTGCTGATTGTTATGTCGACGCAAATCAGCTGGCAGCTCACGTTGCTGGCGCTGTTGCCGATGCCGATTATGGCGCTGGCGATCAAGCGCTATGGCGATCAACTGCACGAGCGTTTCAAGCTGGCGCAGGCGGCGTTCTCGTCGCTCAACGACAGAACCCAGGAGAGCATGACCAGCATCCGGATGATCAAAGCTTTTGGTCTTGAGGATCGCCAGTCGGCGCTGTTTGCTGCGGATGCCGCGGACACCGGCGCGAAAAACCTCCGCGTGGCGCGGATTGACGCCCGGTTCGATCCACAATTTATATCGCCAT
Coding sequences within it:
- the yheI_1 gene encoding multidrug transporter membrane\ATP-binding components; the protein is MRLFAQLSWYFRREWRRYLGAVALLIIIAILQLIPPKVVGYVVDGVTEQHYTTARVMMWVGTLVLTAVIVYLLRYVWRVLLFGASYQLAVELREDFYRQLSRQHPEFYLRHRTGDLIARATNDVDRVVFAAGEGVLTLVDSLVMGCAVLIVMSTQISWQLTLLALLPMPIMALAIKRYGDQLHERFKLAQAAFSSLNDRTQESMTSIRMIKAFGLEDRQSALFAADAADTGAKNLRVARIDARFDPQFISPSVPRTCWRSVAEAGWSSTVQ